The bacterium DNA window GTCCCAGCTAAAACAATTAAGCGAAAAACTGTAATAAAATCAGATATTTTCATAGTTAGACCCAGAAAAATACTTTTGCTACGCAACAAACTCCTGAAAACGGCCGAATTATAGATCAGAATGATAGATCAAACAGTAAATAAAATTTCGACCCAGGTTTTGCCTTCAACTACGGCATCTGGTCTCCAACCATCACTAATTATGGGGGCAAAACCTGTGTCTTTTAACAATTTTGGGCAGCTTTTTATGCCTACGGCGGGGGTGCGTACTGATTTCGGACTTGCCCAACTGCGCAGCCTTAATCAATTGGGCTTTGGCGTAAGCTCTCAGCTAACAGAAAACTCCCGCTTGGCAATCTTGCCAAATCTGTTTCACAAACTTGATGGAACACTCACTTCTAACCTCGCTAAGCTTGCGCTGAATATCTTGGGAATTGATGCTGAGCAACAGAAAATCGCGCCTTTCTCTAAGAAACTTTGGAATGAACATGTCGGCACACAGCCGCTGCAAGCCAAAGACACGCTCGTGGAAAATATCAAAGCTTTTGGTTTCCAGATTGATGACATTGCACAAAAGTTTTTGGGCAGTGCAAAAACCGACCAAAGCAATTTGCAATTACAGACATTAACCGATGTTAGCATTCCGCTTAATCCAAGAACACTTGAACTTGGCGGCACGCGTGCGGATCAGCTATTACTCAAAGAACACATTCGCCGTGGGTTATTACAGCATGCACGTCCTGTGCCTTATGAAAAAAACAAAAATGACCAAAAGAAACAATCAGCCCTAGCAGAATATTTAAAGCGTCAGGCCAACAAGCAGAGTACGAAATTTTCTACGCTTTTAAGCAAGCTCTTTCAGGCTTCAAGGCTAGCTAATTAAAGTGGCGATCAAATCAAAGTCCTTAACTTCGGTAATTTTCACGCGCACAAACTTCCCCTGTAAATCGCTGAGTTGATTGGCAAACTCCTCAGGGACGTCATTAATAATTACTTGGCCATCTGTCTCCGGACCTTGCCACTCGGTTCGAGCCGAGAGTAGTAGCTCTGTATCAGGATGAAATCCATCAACTAAGACCTTCATTTCTGAGCCAACTAATTTAGCCAGTCGCTGGTCGACCACTTTTTTTTGCGCTGCCATGATTCGTGCGCGGCGCGCCTCTTTGACTTGATCTGGCACTTGCTCAGGATAAGTAAACGAATCCGCTTCTTCTTCCTGAGAATAAGTAAAAGCTCCGACATGAGTAAAGTGCCCGGCACTGACAAATTCTTCGAGCATTTCTACATCAGCCTCGGTTTCACCGGGAAAGCCGAGAATAAAAGTTGTCCGTATTGCCAAGTCCGGTGCAGCCTCACGAATACTTTCAATCAAAGCTCGCGTTCCCTTTTCACCAAGCGGCCGGCGCATACTTTTCAAGACACTATTACTGACATGCTGTAGTGGAATATCTAAATAATTGCAGATTTTTTGCGAAGCAATAATTTGACGTATTAGTTCTTGATTTGTACCTACCGGGTAAGCATAAAAGAGTCGCACCCAGAAATCGTCCTGACTGATTTGATCGATATTACTGAGTAAATCAGCTAGTTCAGATTTAATCCCACGGTTTCCTGGGAAATCCGTGCCATAGGCAGTTAAATCTTGAGCCACAAGATTAAATTCTTTAACTCCATGATCTAAGAGCAGTTTAAATTCCGATAAAATCGAACTTTGCTGACGTGAACGTAATCCGCCACGGATTTTTGGGATAATGCAAAAAGCGCACGGACGATTACAACCTTCAGAAATTTTTATAAAAGCAGAATGTTTGCCTGTAGAAAGAGCACGCGGCATAGTTTCATCATAGAGAAAATATGGCCGGCGCGCCTGATCAAAGCATTCCGCTGTAGTCGAACCCTCTTCACCAATCTTCAATAATTCATCGGTTGAAACAAAACGATCAACCTCGGGAATCTCGGCTTGCAATTGTTGGCGATAACGCTCAACCATACAACCAGCAACAATCAGCTTACGACAGCGGGCTGATTTCTTGTAGGCTGCCATTTCCAAAATTTTATCAATACCTTCTTCAACGGCGGACTGTAAAAAGGCGCAAGTATTCACAACAATCACATCAGCCTGTTCAGGATTTTCAACTGCGCGATAACCTTGATCGAGCAGCACCCCAAGCATCACTTCTGAGTCGACTAAGTTCTTGGCGCAACCTAAGGTAACAAACGCAACATTGCCTTGGAATGGTGCAGCTTTCTTGGTGACAGTGCCACTTGGCTGTGTCTGGTCTGCACTGGAACAAGTTGATTCAGGGTAAATTGGTAAAGGCATAAGTTCGGCCGGGGCTAAAGATTAGTTTCCTGGATTGGGCGTGTTGCCGCGACAGGTAGTGCGCTTGCGGTTTTACGACGATCGATCACATCAGTGCCTTTTGGAATTTCAAAAGCAAAGCTTGTCGCAGGAATGTTGTCGTCATGTTTAATTGTCTCAAGTAAAATATTTGTTTCATTCCCGCCTACATCAATCAGATGCGCACCAAGTGGTGCATAAGTTTTAGCATCAACTACTAAACTGAAAGCCTGGAACCCTGCATCAGAATTTTTTGCCTTTAGTTGGAGGACTAACCCCTGATCGCTCAGGCAAGCATCGAGAAAGGAAAAGTTCTCGGAAAGTTTGCCCACGCCAAGGAGAAAGGAAACGGGTAAGTCGGAAGTAAAAGCATTTTTAAAGTCAGCGATTGTGACTTGATTTGCCTTTGGTTCATGGAAATAAAGCAGATTGCCATCAGCCACAAAGCGCTGTTCGCGTGGGCTTTGATATTTCCAATCCATGTATCCGGGTTTCTTAAAGCGCACTTCCCCGCGACTTGTTTCTTCTTCAGCCAGCGATATGAAAGTTGAGACTTGTGTAAATTTCGCAGTTAAGGAATTAAGCCCGCGATAGTTTGCATCGATAGTCTCGATTATATCTGCGGGGACTTTTGGCTTTACACCGGGCTGGCAAACAAAAAGTCCCTCAGCGATAGCCAAAGCGGAATTTGCGAAAAAGCCAATCAAGAAAATAGAAAACGCGCGCCAAGTTTTATTAGTTTTAGTTCTATGCATAGCCATTCTAAGACGAAGTAAAGTGCCATCTCATACTAAAACTAAGCGCTTTTCTCAAGAATATAACCACACAGATCGCCGAATTAATCATATATTTGACATCAAAAGTGTCGAAATTGAGCATTTTTCGCATTCTTTGAGAGAATTATCCGTTGCATCCTGCAAAAAAAACTGTCTTTTAAATTCATTTCTGAGAATAAGTTAGGGCTGTTACACTTAAGTGCGTTACGTTGTCGGGCCTCAGTAAAGTTCCTGCTGTTTTAATTTCCCCACAACCCTGAACCTGCCACGATATTCACTTCTAACGGACAGTCTTTTTGCCCAATGCCACGGATAAATTTCTTATCTAAGTATCCAGGATGGAGTTTCAAATTGTTAAAATTCTAACATTTCATCCCCGCATTCAATTGTTAGAATTTTGTTAGCGCTACTTATTGCTGATTCTAAATTGTCTAGTGAGTGCTAGAAACCTTTCAAGGGAAGCCTTTGACTCAGTTCTAGGTTGAGCCAAGATCGGGCTTAATCAGCGCTTCCCCCTAGATTGAATGGTCTCGAGTTAATAACTTAAAAAAGGAGCCGCTATGCGTAACTCAAAAGCAACTTTATTAGCGACGGCAACTGTACTGGCATTATCCATGTCAGCGCCAAGCCTGAGCTTAGCTGAAGATAAGGTTTACTATAAAGACGGAACGACATTTGAGCTTGGAGATATGAAGCTCAAAATGAATATTCGTCTACAAGAGCGCTTTGAATATACTGACAACGATGGTGGTGAAGATACCAATAGCTTCTCTGTCCGCACAGCACGTCTTGAGTTTAAAGGCAGCACTTTAGATAAAAAATTAGATTTTGCAGTTTCCAATGACTTCACAAAAGCAGAAGGCTTACGCGATGCATTTTTACAGTGGAACCTTGCGGAAGATCTTGGCGTAAAAATGGGGCAATACAAAACGCCACATGGTCGCCAATTTATGAATTCAAGTACAAAATTGCAGTTCGTCGATCGTTCAGCCGTTTCTAACTTCTTTACTTTCGACCGCAGACAGGGCGCGGGCTTTGTTGGCAAGCATGAAATGGGTGGATATCAAGTCGCTGTATTTAACGGTAACTCAACAGGCGAAGGCATAAATAGCGCCGGAGTAGATAGCGATCTACAAGGTTTTATCCAGGCAGATGCTAGCTTGATCGGCACATATGACCGCTCATTTGAAGGTGACCCAGTAGACACGCAAGAAGCTGCATTGGGCATTGGCGTAAGCGCGCATTATGGCCAAGGTGCTAAAACAGCAGAAGATCTAGCTACGGATTTTGATCAATACGGCGTAGCTGGTGACATCGGGTTTCGAAGCAATGGCTTCTCTGCTCAGGGCGAAGTCTTCTATGATTCATTCGAACCAGAAGGTGGAGATGAACAAGGAAACTTCGGATTCTATGCTCAAGCTGGTTACTTTTTCGTTCCAAAAGAATGGGAGGTTGCTGGACGGTTCGGCATGATTGATCTTGACGAATGCTCAAGCTCATACTGCGAACAAATGGAATACACAGCTCAAGTTGCACACTACATCAACGGACACAATCTTAAGGTCCAAGCTGGAGTAACTTGGATTTCTAGAGAATTTGATGATGGACTTGGAGAAGACACTGATACGCTAAAAGCACAGCTTCAAGTTGCGGCATATCTCTAAACGTTATCCTTTCGCATATAATGAACCAGGCTAGTTAACGCGCATCACGCTAGCCTGGTTTTTTATTGTTGATTTGTGAGAACGGGAGGTGTTGCAGCGGTCCGAGGTTGAGGCGATTTACTTGGAACGGGAATTGTGAGCAGCGGAGTTTATTGTAATAAATGAGCAGCGCAGCAATCTCCCGTTGCAAACAAATCGACCAAGATCGGGCCGCTGCAGAGCACCTCCCTAATGTTTTTTATTATCCCCAGTCCTACGCCAGTGCCTGACGATCTCACCCTCAACCAGGTAAATCACGTCTTCGGCGATGTTAGTCGTGTGATCAGCAATACGCTCTAGGTTTCTCGAAACAGAAAGATAAAGCATCAGTGTCTCGGCGTTTGCCGGGTTCTTTTGGATTTCTTGGGCGATTCCTGAGTAAGCACTACGATTAATCGTATCAATTGCATCGTCAGCAGCATGCACTTCGCGCGCCAAAGTCGCATCCAATTCGATAAAAGCCTGTAAACTTTTACGTAACATATTGCGAGTTTTGTTGGCCATTTCTTGAAAATCGAAGGGCGAGGAAATGACGGGGACTTGCGCAAGTGCAATAGCTCTCTCGGCGACATTTTTCGCTAGATCACCAATACGCTCTAAGTCGTTATTAATTTTTAAAACAGCAATAATTAAACGCAAATCTAAGGCAACTGGCTGGTGCAAAGCCAATAACTTTAAGCACTCTTCTTCGATGCGCACCTCAATCGAATCAATTTCATTATCAGTTGCTAGCACTTGCTGAGCAAGCTGTGCCTTGCGGTCTGCGACTGCTTTGACAGCGAAATGCACATTCTCCTCAACTAAAGCGCTTAGACTTAAAAGCTCGCGCTTTACTCGATCTATTTCCGTAAATAACACCTTAGACATGAATTAAATCACCCAAATCGACCAGTTACGTAATCTTCTGTTTGTTTTTCTTTAGGGTTAGTAAAAATCTGCTTAGTTAAGCCATGCTCAACCAGCTGCCCTTCATAAAAAAAGGCGGTAAAATACGATACGCGAGCAGCTTGCTGCATGTTATGCGTGACAATAATAATTGTCAGTTCCTTACCCAATTCACCAATCAGATCTTCAATTCTTGCTGTTGAACGCGGGTCTAGCGCAGAAGCTGGCTCGTCCATTAATAGAATCTGCGGATTGACTGCAAGTGCGCGGGCAATACAAAGGCGCTGCTGCTGACCGCCAGAAAGATCTAAGGCGCTATCGTCGAGACGATGCTTAACTTCATTCCACAAATCTGCGCGCTCCAAGCTGCGCTGCACAATCTCACTTAGCACCGCACGGTCTTTTGTGCCATGCAGCTTTGGGCCGTAAGCAATATTTTCAAAAATACTTTTTGGAAACGGATT harbors:
- the rimO gene encoding 30S ribosomal protein S12 methylthiotransferase RimO; this translates as MPLPIYPESTCSSADQTQPSGTVTKKAAPFQGNVAFVTLGCAKNLVDSEVMLGVLLDQGYRAVENPEQADVIVVNTCAFLQSAVEEGIDKILEMAAYKKSARCRKLIVAGCMVERYRQQLQAEIPEVDRFVSTDELLKIGEEGSTTAECFDQARRPYFLYDETMPRALSTGKHSAFIKISEGCNRPCAFCIIPKIRGGLRSRQQSSILSEFKLLLDHGVKEFNLVAQDLTAYGTDFPGNRGIKSELADLLSNIDQISQDDFWVRLFYAYPVGTNQELIRQIIASQKICNYLDIPLQHVSNSVLKSMRRPLGEKGTRALIESIREAAPDLAIRTTFILGFPGETEADVEMLEEFVSAGHFTHVGAFTYSQEEEADSFTYPEQVPDQVKEARRARIMAAQKKVVDQRLAKLVGSEMKVLVDGFHPDTELLLSARTEWQGPETDGQVIINDVPEEFANQLSDLQGKFVRVKITEVKDFDLIATLIS
- the lolA gene encoding outer membrane lipoprotein chaperone LolA, which translates into the protein MHRTKTNKTWRAFSIFLIGFFANSALAIAEGLFVCQPGVKPKVPADIIETIDANYRGLNSLTAKFTQVSTFISLAEEETSRGEVRFKKPGYMDWKYQSPREQRFVADGNLLYFHEPKANQVTIADFKNAFTSDLPVSFLLGVGKLSENFSFLDACLSDQGLVLQLKAKNSDAGFQAFSLVVDAKTYAPLGAHLIDVGGNETNILLETIKHDDNIPATSFAFEIPKGTDVIDRRKTASALPVAATRPIQETNL
- the phoU gene encoding phosphate signaling complex protein PhoU; this encodes MSKVLFTEIDRVKRELLSLSALVEENVHFAVKAVADRKAQLAQQVLATDNEIDSIEVRIEEECLKLLALHQPVALDLRLIIAVLKINNDLERIGDLAKNVAERAIALAQVPVISSPFDFQEMANKTRNMLRKSLQAFIELDATLAREVHAADDAIDTINRSAYSGIAQEIQKNPANAETLMLYLSVSRNLERIADHTTNIAEDVIYLVEGEIVRHWRRTGDNKKH
- the pstB gene encoding phosphate ABC transporter ATP-binding protein; the encoded protein is MKADYNDEPISPITQVLDSTTVAVKDLNFFYGKTQALFNISLDVVEKKVLALIGPSGCGKSTFLRCLNRMNDLIGNTSISGDVRVTGEDIYCSSVDLIALRKKVGMVFQRSNPFPKSIFENIAYGPKLHGTKDRAVLSEIVQRSLERADLWNEVKHRLDDSALDLSGGQQQRLCIARALAVNPQILLMDEPASALDPRSTARIEDLIGELGKELTIIIVTHNMQQAARVSYFTAFFYEGQLVEHGLTKQIFTNPKEKQTEDYVTGRFG